The Cyprinus carpio isolate SPL01 chromosome A10, ASM1834038v1, whole genome shotgun sequence nucleotide sequence AGAGAGATCAGCTACTAACCAAGAACATAAACTTAACAAATGAAAGGGATGGATTATCAACTAAAAATGACAACCTGACTAAACAAACACAGCAGtttaatcaggagagaaatgaaCTGGTGAAGAGTCTTCACGAAACAGGTAATCTTGAACTTTTTTGATATACTATAACAAGAAATATAATTCATCAATACTTCAATGTAAGTgggaataaataattaatagctGAACTGTTGTTTACAGATGGATGGTCATACTATAATTTAAGTTTGTACTTCATTTCCTCTGAGTGGAAAAGCTGGACTGAGAGCAGAAGATACTGTAAAGAGAGaggagcagatctgatcatcataaacaacagaGAGGAACAAGTGAGTGAAAGAGTGGGGTGGAGGAAAACCAGTAAAGGActgaaaaagaatatattttcttaagaaTATGTCATCTATTTGGAAGTAAGAACAAAAGGGTGTTTCAGTTTTGAAATAGTTTACTTAGATTATTCTAAACTCTGGGTAAACTGAATCCTGGGTCATCGCTTTTCACGTTTTACACTGCTTATACTTTCCTGGGCTTAACGATTAACAATTACATTCCTAAACCCTGGgttaatgttcttatttgcatattttcaaTGTCAACAGCAATGATTGGATAAATATAGCACCTGACAGGTTGAAGGAGTGACTCACATACATGatagaaatgaatgtttttcatcattttgtagTAATTTGGAATaacaaatcatttgttttatttaatctacTTCTAAGTGATTTCCAACTTAAATGTGTGACaaacatattacataatataacatTCATAACAATCAATGCTTGATTTGGAAGCATAATGCTGAGTTCGGCTAGTTGGgtcgtcattattattatttatttatttaaaaaaaatttacctaggtgctgggtagtttttctgtAACTCAGCTGCTGGGTCATTTTTACTGTCAGTACAAATGATGAACCCCCTCACAAACCTACACAGCGCTGGGTCAGTATAACCCAATGTTGGGTAAACTGTGCCAAACCAGTTAAAGCTGGATACATTTGTCAGTGGTCATTTTGTGTTCTGTCCCGAGAGAAAACTTGCAGAATGAAATTAAggtttgcattacttttttttcctgttaaattATTACTGTATAACTTGGAAAACGATTGTAGtctcacatttcatttttttgtttacatgtacATCACAGCTAATGCCTGCTTGGAATGCTAGCCTACACTGGATCTACGCTCAAAGCGAACAGTGCACCAGCAGCACCATGGAAGTTTCACTTGCCGACAAACGAATGTGTGACCTAAGCTGAAACATGTCGCTACATTGCTGTTTTATGTAACAAAGTTTCTGTGCTCTCCACTGACTACAACTGTGCAGATGTGGTCGCGCTGTGTTTGATGGGttgaatctaaaatatcttaaatgtctGACAGATGAGATGCCAAGAGGAGAAGCTGATTTTGGTGTAACTTTAGAATCATGAATATCATTTAATGAATGTCATTTAATAAACTGGAACAGCTTACtgaacagagttttttttttctttttttcacagattCCCATTGGCTGCTGTTGCTGCTCCTGTCATATCCCGTGTTTTTTGAGTATTTCATGATTGTACAATTGAAGAGTTTTTTATTGTACAATTTAGACACTCTACAATTTTAGAGTGcatatttattacttaaaaaaaataaataaattaattaataaatacctTCAATATCAGGTTGACTGACCCAGCACTATGTCAATCACAACCCAACTAATG carries:
- the LOC109073427 gene encoding C-type lectin domain family 10 member A-like, which translates into the protein MSDDIYDDVIRTESERVEMKVAIYESADCVRDHNFLPETNKHRPLQQTGCDCVKNRSSRAAAVCLVLMCVLLLTAVIVLCVHIHTKNTNYTKETQQLLTKITNLTEERDQLLTKNINLTNERDGLSTKNDNLTKQTQQFNQERNELVKSLHETDGWSYYNLSLYFISSEWKSWTESRRYCKERGADLIIINNREEQVSERVGWRKTSKGLKKNIFS